A genomic stretch from Candidatus Nitrososphaera gargensis Ga9.2 includes:
- a CDS encoding DDE-type integrase/transposase/recombinase: MQTSTNNGSEARMTRGLQILESGKNIVENEDGSFTVPSQTSKTTYEVRLIQTTWVCTCPDFEYRKVEACKHIFAVRLFIAANTYIKNEPKPKVFAEDAIPCDKCGSIRVIKFGIANKKQTYYCKDCKHKFRQASMLKKAKFNPELISLTLDLYFSGLSLRKIARSVSDHFNVDIGYATIYTWIQKYIPLISEYVNSLVPKGLSDTWHADELFIRMKDGVQVRNNKSVGIVWNIMDRDTRFLIASKLTEDRGEESAIAAFREAIRNAHAYRAEAKPKQIYTDGHKAYESAISTLFRKKSIRPEHKANCGVAKPHANNNRIERLNGTLRERTKVQRGWKSKQTPLAEGARIQYNFVKPHMALEGKTPAGAAGMEVKGWNELLAKAMDSKRQQAS, encoded by the coding sequence ATGCAAACAAGCACAAATAACGGGTCAGAAGCTCGCATGACTAGAGGATTGCAGATACTTGAAAGTGGAAAGAACATAGTTGAGAACGAGGACGGAAGCTTTACTGTTCCTTCTCAAACAAGCAAAACGACCTATGAAGTGCGCTTAATTCAGACAACATGGGTATGTACCTGTCCTGATTTTGAATACCGCAAGGTCGAAGCCTGCAAGCACATTTTTGCCGTAAGGCTATTCATAGCTGCTAACACGTACATCAAGAATGAGCCAAAGCCCAAAGTATTTGCAGAGGATGCTATCCCATGCGACAAGTGCGGCTCTATCAGGGTTATCAAGTTCGGCATTGCCAACAAGAAACAAACCTACTATTGCAAAGACTGCAAGCATAAATTCAGACAGGCATCAATGCTCAAGAAAGCAAAGTTCAATCCTGAATTGATATCTCTGACGCTAGACCTCTATTTCTCTGGCCTGTCATTAAGGAAGATTGCTCGCAGCGTAAGTGATCACTTCAATGTCGATATTGGCTACGCAACCATCTACACATGGATTCAAAAGTACATCCCTCTCATATCCGAGTATGTTAACTCACTGGTACCAAAGGGGCTTTCTGATACATGGCACGCTGACGAGCTATTTATAAGAATGAAAGATGGTGTACAAGTCAGGAATAACAAGTCGGTAGGCATTGTCTGGAACATAATGGACAGAGACACTAGGTTCCTGATAGCATCCAAGCTGACAGAGGATAGGGGAGAAGAAAGCGCGATTGCAGCGTTCAGAGAAGCCATAAGGAACGCTCATGCCTACAGAGCAGAAGCAAAACCAAAGCAGATTTACACTGATGGGCACAAGGCGTACGAATCTGCAATATCCACACTGTTCAGGAAAAAGTCTATTCGACCAGAGCATAAGGCTAACTGCGGCGTTGCAAAGCCTCATGCTAACAACAACCGAATTGAAAGACTCAATGGAACGCTGAGGGAAAGGACAAAAGTGCAGCGCGGCTGGAAATCAAAACAGACACCGTTAGCAGAGGGTGCAAGAATACAATACAACTTTGTAAAGCCGCATATGGCACTAGAGGGAAAGACACCGG